One window of Bos indicus isolate NIAB-ARS_2022 breed Sahiwal x Tharparkar chromosome 18, NIAB-ARS_B.indTharparkar_mat_pri_1.0, whole genome shotgun sequence genomic DNA carries:
- the SIGLECL1 gene encoding SIGLEC family-like protein 1, translated as MPSVQWWVGGTPVAMNHTGFRVTSTTLGPWANSTIHLTKLPETGTSLLCEGRNPEGTHALTILLKSGRSPLVAQTFMKGLIRGVFYGAIGVTLLFLCLVPLMAKHIRMKQAKKIAAMKAEKSPKRARQGLETSLRLKEPGKSKVTPSPEQQILDPSPQTSKKSRIN; from the exons ATGCCCTCCGTGCAGTGGTGGGTTGGGGGCACTCCCGTGGCCATGAACCACACAGGCTTTCGGGTGACTTCTACCACGCTTGGCCCCTGGGCCAACAGCACCATCCATCTGACCAAGCTGCCTGAAACGGGCACGAGCCTTCTCTGTGAGGGCAGGAACCCAGAGGGAACCCACGCTCTGACCATCCTGCTGAAGTCAG GAAGGAGTCCTTTGGTTGCCCAGACTTTCATGAAAGGGCTGATTCGGGGCGTGTTCTACGGAGCCATCGGAGTCACACTgctcttcctctgccttgtcCCACTCAT GGCGAAACATAtcagaatgaagcaggcaaagaaaATTGCAGCAATGAAGGCAGAAAAGAGCCCTAAAAGAGCCCGCCAAGGACTCGAGACGTCTCTAAGGCTCAAGGAACCAGGAAAATCCAAAGTCACCCCGTCTCCTGAGCAGCAGATATTG